One window of Saccharopolyspora phatthalungensis genomic DNA carries:
- a CDS encoding MFS transporter, which yields MTDTAAPAPATPVRKRDTHMLVGTVLGHALEWYDWGIYAIFVPFFATQFFDQQDPFSALLSSLAIFAVGFIARPLGGFVFGWLADRIGRKASMSATVSLIAAASFVMGVSPTYAAIGAWASLILLAARVVQGLATGGELPSAQTYLSEMAPAARRGRWSSLIYIASVFGNTVGVLLGVILTTALSKQEMQAFGWRIPFILGGVFGLVAIYMRRKMNESHAFTVEQQTDKVRLWPEIVKHRKQAIHVIGLTVGITVVYYSWVVAAPAYAISSLHIDSSAALWAGVAAAVVMMAVMPLWGMLSDRIGRKPVLFISTLGCAILVFPLQFLVRDSAWQLFAGMALAAVFISAGVSILPAVYAEMFPTRIRAIGLAVPYSIAVAAFGGTAPYLQSWMGAEFGRSAFTGYVVVLMLISSVVTVSIPETRAKELG from the coding sequence ATGACTGATACCGCTGCGCCAGCGCCCGCCACGCCGGTGCGGAAACGCGACACCCACATGCTCGTCGGCACCGTCCTCGGCCATGCCCTGGAGTGGTACGACTGGGGCATCTACGCCATCTTCGTGCCGTTCTTCGCCACCCAGTTCTTCGATCAGCAGGACCCCTTCTCCGCGCTGCTGTCGAGCCTCGCCATCTTCGCTGTGGGGTTCATCGCCCGGCCGCTCGGTGGGTTCGTGTTCGGCTGGCTGGCCGACCGGATCGGCCGCAAGGCCAGCATGTCCGCCACCGTCTCCTTGATCGCTGCGGCGAGTTTCGTCATGGGGGTATCCCCCACCTACGCCGCGATCGGCGCCTGGGCCTCGCTGATTCTGCTGGCGGCCAGGGTGGTGCAGGGCCTCGCCACGGGTGGCGAGCTCCCGTCGGCGCAGACCTACCTGTCCGAGATGGCACCCGCGGCACGACGCGGGCGCTGGTCGAGCCTGATCTACATCGCAAGCGTTTTCGGTAACACCGTCGGCGTGCTCCTCGGCGTTATCCTGACCACCGCCCTGTCCAAGCAGGAAATGCAGGCGTTCGGCTGGCGCATACCGTTCATCCTCGGCGGCGTATTCGGTCTCGTCGCCATCTACATGCGACGGAAGATGAACGAGTCACATGCCTTCACCGTTGAGCAACAGACGGACAAGGTTCGGCTGTGGCCGGAAATCGTCAAGCACCGCAAGCAGGCCATCCACGTGATCGGCCTGACCGTCGGCATCACGGTCGTCTACTACTCCTGGGTGGTCGCGGCACCGGCTTACGCGATCAGCTCCCTGCACATTGACTCCAGCGCCGCGCTCTGGGCGGGAGTCGCCGCCGCCGTGGTGATGATGGCTGTCATGCCGCTCTGGGGCATGTTGTCCGACCGGATCGGCCGCAAGCCGGTGTTGTTCATCTCCACCCTCGGCTGCGCGATACTGGTCTTTCCGCTCCAGTTCCTCGTGCGCGACAGTGCGTGGCAACTTTTCGCCGGTATGGCGCTGGCCGCGGTGTTCATCTCGGCCGGTGTGTCCATCCTGCCTGCCGTGTACGCGGAGATGTTCCCCACCCGGATCCGCGCCATCGGACTCGCGGTGCCGTATTCCATCGCGGTCGCGGCGTTCGGCGGCACCGCACCGTATCTGCAATCGTGGATGGGAGCGGAATTCGGCCGCTCCGCCTTCACCGGATACGTGGTGGTGCTGATGCTGATCTCCAGCGTGGTCACCGTTTCGATCCCCGAAACTCGCGCAAAGGAACTCGGCTAG
- a CDS encoding cyclase family protein — translation MRLLDVLADGDQQIIDLSQPLQEGMPASPTHPGFRLALAQRHGDVVRADGMTGSHELIVMGGHVGTHMDAFSHVATDGLMYGEVPVADAVEHGRYRVNGIDQVPPIVCRGVLFDIARLRGVARLEPGEPVTATDLTRTGLEPRPGDVALIRTGWPQLWDSRSAYVGGESGVPGLDPSGAKWLAARQVRAVGADTIALEQITPSGGLSQLPVHRILLREEGIYLIEVMNLEQLSATGATEFLFICAPLRIVGATGAPVRPLAVLASPC, via the coding sequence ATGCGACTACTCGACGTGCTCGCCGACGGCGACCAGCAGATCATCGACCTGTCACAGCCACTGCAGGAAGGGATGCCCGCCTCACCCACCCACCCGGGATTCCGGCTGGCCCTGGCGCAGCGCCACGGCGACGTGGTCCGTGCCGACGGCATGACAGGCTCGCACGAGCTGATCGTCATGGGCGGGCACGTCGGCACCCACATGGATGCCTTCAGCCACGTCGCCACGGACGGCTTGATGTACGGGGAGGTCCCCGTGGCCGACGCCGTGGAGCACGGCCGCTACCGGGTAAACGGAATCGACCAGGTCCCGCCGATCGTGTGCCGGGGAGTGCTGTTCGACATCGCGCGGCTACGCGGCGTCGCCCGCCTTGAGCCGGGCGAACCGGTGACCGCGACCGACCTGACGCGCACCGGTCTGGAACCGCGGCCCGGCGATGTCGCACTGATCCGAACCGGGTGGCCCCAACTGTGGGATTCCCGCTCTGCTTACGTGGGCGGCGAAAGCGGGGTGCCCGGCCTTGACCCCAGCGGGGCGAAATGGCTGGCCGCCCGCCAGGTCCGGGCGGTCGGTGCCGACACCATCGCCCTGGAACAGATCACGCCCAGCGGCGGCCTGTCCCAGCTGCCCGTGCACCGCATCCTGCTGCGCGAGGAGGGCATCTACCTCATCGAGGTCATGAATCTCGAACAGCTTTCGGCCACCGGAGCGACGGAATTTCTCTTCATCTGCGCGCCGCTGCGCATCGTCGGCGCAACCGGCGCGCCCGTGCGGCCGCTGGCGGTGCTGGCATCGCCATGCTGA
- a CDS encoding M20 metallopeptidase family protein, whose translation MSAVVDARAMAGDLIELRRTLHREPEIGLRLPRTQERVLVALDGLPLEITTGDSCTSVTAVLRGARSDHSVLLRADMDALPVQEATGLDYTSTVDGVMHACGHDLHTAMLVGAAHLLSYRRDELAGDVVFMFQPGEEGWEGARAMIDEGVLDASGRRVAAAYGLHVFSTFSPAGVFQSRPGPMLAGSASLTVTVHGGGGHGSTPHLTRDPIIAAAEMISALQTMVTREFDVFDPVVLTVGVFQAGTRSNIIPESARFEATIRTFSASVKERIRASAVRLVRGLADAHDVEVDVDYADARPVTVNDKAEHDFAREVVRESLGERRYSAMANPVAGAEDFSRVLAEVPGCFLALGAMPRGAEPDQVAFNHSPRAVFDDSVLADGAALFTELATRRLSISPEPSHD comes from the coding sequence ATGTCGGCAGTGGTGGATGCGCGGGCGATGGCGGGAGACCTCATCGAGCTACGCAGAACATTGCATCGTGAGCCCGAGATCGGCCTGCGGCTGCCGCGCACCCAGGAGCGCGTTTTGGTCGCTCTCGACGGGCTGCCGCTGGAGATCACCACCGGCGACAGCTGCACCTCGGTGACGGCGGTGCTGCGCGGCGCCCGGTCAGACCACAGCGTTCTCCTGCGCGCCGACATGGACGCCCTGCCCGTGCAGGAGGCCACGGGGCTCGACTACACCTCTACGGTCGATGGCGTCATGCACGCATGCGGGCACGATCTCCACACCGCGATGCTGGTCGGCGCCGCCCACCTGCTGTCGTATCGTCGCGACGAACTCGCCGGCGACGTCGTTTTCATGTTCCAGCCCGGCGAGGAGGGCTGGGAAGGCGCACGAGCCATGATCGATGAGGGCGTGCTCGACGCCTCCGGTCGGCGGGTCGCTGCCGCCTACGGGCTGCACGTGTTCTCCACGTTCTCCCCGGCCGGTGTGTTTCAGAGCCGCCCCGGGCCGATGCTCGCCGGGTCGGCGTCCCTCACGGTCACCGTGCACGGCGGAGGAGGGCACGGATCCACCCCGCATCTCACCAGAGACCCGATCATCGCGGCGGCCGAGATGATCAGCGCCCTGCAGACGATGGTCACGCGCGAATTCGATGTGTTCGACCCTGTCGTGCTCACCGTCGGCGTGTTCCAGGCGGGCACTCGCAGCAACATCATTCCCGAGTCCGCGCGGTTCGAGGCCACCATCCGGACGTTCTCCGCCTCCGTCAAGGAGCGGATCCGGGCGTCGGCGGTGCGACTCGTGCGGGGGCTCGCGGACGCGCACGATGTCGAGGTCGACGTCGACTACGCCGACGCTCGGCCGGTGACCGTGAACGACAAGGCCGAGCACGATTTCGCCCGCGAGGTCGTCCGCGAATCCTTGGGCGAGCGACGTTACTCCGCGATGGCGAACCCGGTCGCGGGAGCAGAGGACTTCTCTCGCGTGCTCGCGGAAGTACCCGGCTGTTTCCTGGCACTTGGCGCGATGCCCCGCGGCGCAGAGCCGGACCAGGTCGCTTTCAACCACAGTCCACGCGCCGTCTTCGACGACTCGGTCCTTGCCGACGGCGCGGCCCTGTTCACCGAGCTGGCAACCCGTCGGCTCAGCATCTCACCGGAGCCCAGCCATGACTGA
- a CDS encoding Lrp/AsnC ligand binding domain-containing protein: MKDLDERDLALLHGLQIAPRASWAEAARILDSTPATLAGRWARLHTEGLAWVTAHPGGDYQRIVLALVEVDCLPGARADAVRAVCADPRAVTVEESTRGRDLLLTVITRDLAELTRFVLDDLPRLPGVERQRTHVVSATHRDGSSWRLDALSPQQQRAFEAAARTLRPVPGVSAQANARALIGALAYDGRQAAADLARRTGRNPATVRRQLGRLLSSGLLSFRCEVAQSVSNWPISSTWMGSVAPADHQRTVQALATFPELRLCASTTGDSNIVFTFWTRSLPDLLRLEGLIGERIPWLRVKDNGVNLRTPKRMGWMLHPDGRATGEVIPPAAL; this comes from the coding sequence GTGAAGGACCTCGATGAGCGTGACCTGGCGCTGTTACACGGGCTGCAGATCGCACCCCGGGCGAGCTGGGCGGAAGCCGCCAGGATCCTGGACTCGACGCCGGCCACCCTGGCGGGGCGTTGGGCGCGATTGCATACCGAGGGCCTCGCGTGGGTCACAGCTCATCCCGGTGGGGACTATCAGCGGATCGTGCTTGCGCTGGTGGAAGTCGACTGCCTGCCGGGAGCGCGGGCCGACGCGGTGCGCGCCGTGTGCGCCGATCCGCGGGCGGTCACGGTAGAGGAGTCCACGCGCGGCAGAGACCTGTTGCTGACGGTGATCACTCGGGATCTGGCCGAGCTCACGCGGTTCGTGCTCGACGATCTGCCCCGGCTACCGGGCGTCGAACGGCAACGCACGCACGTGGTCAGCGCCACGCATCGAGACGGCAGCTCCTGGCGGTTGGACGCGCTCAGCCCCCAGCAGCAGCGGGCGTTCGAGGCGGCGGCCCGGACGTTGCGACCAGTACCGGGAGTCAGCGCACAGGCCAACGCCCGGGCGCTAATCGGGGCGTTGGCCTACGACGGCCGGCAGGCGGCAGCCGATCTCGCCCGGCGCACCGGCCGCAACCCCGCCACGGTACGACGGCAACTGGGGCGCCTGCTGTCGAGCGGTCTGCTGTCCTTCCGCTGCGAAGTGGCGCAGTCGGTGTCCAACTGGCCGATCAGCAGCACCTGGATGGGCAGCGTCGCGCCAGCAGACCACCAGCGAACCGTCCAGGCGCTGGCGACGTTCCCGGAACTACGGCTCTGCGCCTCCACTACCGGGGATAGCAACATCGTCTTCACCTTCTGGACCCGCTCGCTACCCGATCTGCTCCGGCTGGAGGGTCTCATCGGGGAACGCATTCCGTGGCTGCGCGTCAAGGACAACGGCGTCAACCTGCGCACACCGAAACGCATGGGATGGATGCTGCACCCCGACGGCCGCGCCACCGGGGAGGTCATTCCTCCTGCGGCGCTGTGA